The following coding sequences lie in one Changpingibacter yushuensis genomic window:
- a CDS encoding glutamate ABC transporter substrate-binding protein → MSIKRRFAAAAAVLTTALILTACSSGTASEEASGDVSRGGGLTGDTIRIGIKYDQPGLGLKEGDTFSGFDVDVARYVANALGYDDDHIDWVESISAQRETLIQNGSVDLIFATYSITDARKEQISFGGPYFIAGQDFLVSADNTSITGPDDIGSSILCSVEGSISAERIRDEYSSEVQLYPAQTYSECVELLSAGSVDAVSTDDIILAGFAAQPQYEGQFKIVGNPFTEEKYGVGLAKGNTELCEAVNDALTTMFDDGSWEKALSDNTPSDYSPNAELNPPTFEGCE, encoded by the coding sequence ATGAGTATCAAACGACGCTTTGCTGCTGCAGCAGCAGTACTCACCACCGCACTCATCCTCACCGCATGCAGCTCAGGTACGGCCTCCGAGGAGGCATCCGGCGATGTGTCGCGAGGTGGCGGGCTCACTGGAGATACGATTCGCATCGGTATCAAGTATGACCAGCCAGGCCTCGGACTCAAGGAAGGAGATACCTTCTCTGGGTTCGACGTCGACGTGGCACGGTACGTCGCGAACGCGCTTGGTTATGACGACGACCACATCGACTGGGTAGAATCCATTTCGGCTCAGCGAGAAACGCTCATCCAGAATGGATCTGTGGACCTCATCTTTGCGACGTATTCGATAACGGATGCTCGCAAGGAGCAGATCAGCTTCGGTGGTCCATACTTTATTGCTGGCCAAGACTTCCTTGTCTCAGCTGACAACACGTCGATCACTGGCCCGGACGATATCGGAAGTTCAATTCTGTGTTCGGTGGAAGGCTCGATTTCCGCAGAGCGAATTCGCGATGAATACTCCTCTGAGGTCCAGCTGTACCCTGCTCAGACGTATTCCGAGTGCGTAGAACTGTTGAGCGCGGGATCTGTGGACGCAGTCTCGACTGATGACATCATCCTTGCTGGCTTTGCTGCACAACCACAGTACGAGGGGCAGTTCAAGATTGTTGGTAACCCCTTCACTGAAGAGAAGTACGGCGTTGGCTTGGCCAAGGGCAACACCGAACTGTGTGAAGCAGTCAACGATGCGCTGACAACTATGTTCGACGACGGCTCGTGGGAGAAGGCACTTTCCGATAACACGCCTTCGGACTACTCACCCAATGCCGAACTGAATCCTCCAACATTTGAGGGGTGCGAGTAA
- a CDS encoding pyridoxal phosphate-dependent aminotransferase: MQLASHFRITKSATLAINEEVSALRAAGEHVIHLGFGEAGLPPHPLLVNALQAGASLNHYPSTAGARSTRQAIASFFSRDRGLPTEPEQIVTAPGSKALIYALMQATDGAVVLTRPSWVSYGAQAALLGREVIWVDAPVNEGGFPEPDALASALEDATAAGLNPRLIVTTLPDNPSGCAPLPETVRRVAALVERYDLLHVSDEIYRELIHDPDLDVLSPADVSPDHVFVTGGLSKSLALGGWRTGFLRVPATEFGSIVRDAVVAIGSEIWSAMPAPVEPALELGVSGTPQIQERIVESRRLHGLVVNSVYDILVDLGVRCRKPVGGFYLYPDFGPHREVLGTKGILTSDDLAESLLRSYHVAALPGTAFGDHPENLCLRMATSMLYGATPEEKIAALDAADPLSSPVISTNLKQLREALTALLS; encoded by the coding sequence ATGCAGTTGGCATCCCATTTCAGAATCACAAAGTCAGCGACTCTAGCTATAAATGAAGAAGTTTCGGCGCTGCGTGCGGCGGGAGAACACGTCATTCACCTCGGATTCGGGGAGGCGGGGCTTCCGCCGCATCCTCTTCTGGTGAATGCACTTCAGGCGGGTGCCTCACTTAACCACTACCCGTCCACAGCAGGCGCGCGGTCAACTCGGCAAGCGATCGCGAGCTTCTTTAGCCGTGACCGTGGGCTCCCAACGGAGCCGGAGCAGATCGTTACGGCTCCCGGATCCAAAGCGCTTATATACGCACTCATGCAGGCAACGGATGGCGCTGTTGTTCTCACCCGGCCTTCGTGGGTCTCGTATGGTGCGCAGGCGGCTCTTCTGGGCCGGGAAGTGATCTGGGTGGACGCTCCCGTTAACGAGGGAGGGTTTCCTGAGCCCGACGCGCTGGCTAGTGCACTTGAGGATGCAACGGCAGCGGGCCTCAATCCGCGGCTTATCGTCACTACTCTTCCTGATAATCCATCGGGTTGCGCCCCACTTCCAGAGACGGTTCGCCGCGTTGCCGCGCTGGTAGAGCGATATGACCTCCTCCATGTTTCAGATGAGATCTACCGCGAGCTCATTCACGATCCCGATTTAGACGTGCTGAGCCCCGCAGACGTGAGTCCAGATCACGTCTTCGTGACTGGTGGTCTATCCAAGTCGCTCGCTTTGGGAGGCTGGCGCACAGGTTTCCTTCGAGTTCCGGCCACAGAATTTGGAAGTATTGTGCGCGACGCCGTCGTCGCAATCGGAAGTGAGATCTGGTCGGCTATGCCGGCACCGGTTGAGCCTGCGCTGGAGCTTGGAGTCAGTGGTACGCCGCAGATCCAAGAACGGATCGTTGAGAGCCGGCGCCTCCATGGCCTTGTCGTCAATTCTGTATATGACATCCTTGTGGACCTCGGAGTGAGGTGCCGCAAGCCTGTGGGTGGGTTCTACCTGTATCCGGACTTTGGACCTCATCGGGAGGTTCTTGGTACCAAAGGAATCCTCACCTCCGATGACCTGGCTGAGTCGTTGCTTCGCTCATATCACGTGGCAGCCCTGCCCGGCACCGCCTTTGGCGACCACCCCGAAAACTTGTGCCTGCGCATGGCCACATCCATGCTCTACGGCGCAACGCCAGAAGAAAAGATCGCTGCCCTTGATGCTGCAGATCCACTTTCTTCACCTGTCATTTCCACGAACCTCAAGCAGCTTAGGGAGGCACTTACCGCTCTGTTGTCATAA
- a CDS encoding aldo/keto reductase, which produces MRTFTTNGGLELPVIGFGTYKLNGNSGADSVAQAIANGYRLIDSAFNYENEGAVGEGVRRSGITREQVIVTSKLPGRRQRYESAIKAVEESVFRTGLGYIDLYLIHWPNPRVDKYVEAWQALIAAKDAGLVRHIGVCNFLPEHLTRIIDETGVVPEVNQIELNPYFPQLELADFNSSQGIITQAWSPLRRGELLEDPAITALAASHGVTPGQIVLAWEVARGVVPIPKASSTERQLENLGALDVELSEADVATISALGRPDGRLFESDPNVHEEF; this is translated from the coding sequence ATGCGTACATTCACCACAAACGGAGGCCTCGAACTTCCGGTTATCGGTTTCGGCACCTATAAGCTCAACGGGAATTCTGGAGCGGATTCGGTGGCGCAAGCCATCGCAAACGGATACCGGCTCATCGATTCGGCCTTCAACTATGAAAACGAAGGCGCTGTGGGTGAAGGTGTGCGACGTTCCGGGATCACACGTGAACAGGTCATCGTTACCTCAAAGCTCCCGGGCAGGCGGCAGAGATACGAATCGGCCATCAAGGCTGTGGAAGAGTCAGTGTTCCGCACCGGCTTGGGCTACATTGATCTCTACCTCATTCATTGGCCAAATCCGCGAGTGGATAAGTACGTCGAGGCGTGGCAGGCGCTCATCGCTGCGAAAGATGCAGGCCTAGTTCGCCATATCGGTGTGTGCAACTTCTTGCCCGAGCACCTCACACGAATCATTGATGAGACCGGTGTGGTTCCCGAAGTTAACCAGATCGAGCTCAACCCATATTTCCCGCAGCTTGAATTGGCAGATTTCAACAGCAGTCAAGGCATCATCACGCAGGCATGGAGTCCACTGCGCAGAGGCGAACTCCTTGAAGATCCCGCAATCACCGCACTAGCTGCCAGTCATGGGGTTACGCCCGGTCAGATCGTTCTGGCTTGGGAAGTTGCTCGCGGAGTCGTACCGATTCCGAAGGCTTCTTCGACCGAACGTCAGCTGGAGAACTTGGGTGCGCTCGACGTGGAGTTGAGTGAGGCTGACGTCGCCACGATCAGTGCGCTTGGACGCCCTGACGGCCGTCTCTTCGAGTCCGATCCAAACGTTCACGAAGAGTTTTGA
- a CDS encoding ketopantoate reductase family protein, with the protein MARILIVGAGATGGVYGEKLVEAGRDVTFLVRERRFEEISAEGIRVRRKSGTTSYPAKAIVTPEPGDVYDLILVTVKAPALPSVIENLKNAVGPNTIIIPLLNGMAHNAMFEDAFPGCVRGGIMRIMATLDPDNTVVQLTNLCELIVGGVHGRKLPDDVAAALDVPGIRLIVREDVTGSLWEKWAFIAAAGVTTILFRGNIGDIIAAGGHDMILDAVAECEAVAAASGYPVSEATHEQTVNMLTEPHSTFTSSLYRDLMNGNAQESEHLLGDMALRAQQLAVPAPLLNATVLQIRTQQVG; encoded by the coding sequence ATGGCGCGAATTCTCATCGTTGGTGCAGGAGCAACCGGCGGAGTCTATGGCGAAAAGCTGGTGGAGGCTGGCCGCGACGTGACCTTCCTTGTGCGCGAACGCCGATTCGAGGAGATCTCCGCTGAAGGAATCCGCGTTCGTCGGAAGTCCGGTACGACGTCATATCCTGCCAAAGCGATCGTCACGCCAGAACCCGGCGATGTGTACGATCTGATCCTGGTGACAGTCAAAGCACCGGCTCTCCCCAGTGTGATCGAGAACCTGAAGAACGCCGTTGGCCCTAACACCATCATCATTCCTCTCCTGAATGGAATGGCCCACAACGCCATGTTCGAGGATGCCTTTCCCGGCTGCGTCCGGGGCGGAATCATGCGGATTATGGCGACTCTCGATCCAGACAACACCGTTGTTCAGCTGACAAACCTATGCGAATTGATTGTGGGTGGCGTCCATGGCCGGAAGCTCCCCGACGACGTCGCCGCGGCGTTAGACGTTCCCGGAATCCGATTGATCGTTCGTGAGGACGTCACTGGTTCTTTGTGGGAGAAGTGGGCGTTCATTGCCGCAGCGGGGGTCACCACAATTCTGTTCCGGGGAAACATCGGGGACATCATCGCTGCTGGAGGGCACGATATGATCCTTGACGCCGTTGCCGAATGCGAGGCTGTGGCCGCGGCATCGGGATATCCCGTAAGTGAAGCAACGCATGAGCAGACGGTCAACATGCTGACAGAACCGCACTCCACGTTCACTTCGTCCCTGTACCGCGACCTCATGAATGGGAATGCTCAGGAATCCGAACACCTTCTCGGTGATATGGCTCTGCGCGCTCAGCAGCTCGCAGTGCCCGCTCCCTTGCTAAACGCCACAGTGCTTCAGATCAGAACCCAACAGGTGGGGTAG
- the ddaH gene encoding dimethylargininase produces MSKVALVRKPGPLLDNGIVDHIEKVAVDIPTALQQWAGYVDTLRAAGWETIEVAPADDCPDAVFVEDSVVMFKNVAVSTRPGALPRRPEPAGTRDVVEKLGLSLNSIREPGTLEGGDVLKVGNTVYVGRGGRTNAEGIAQLRAILGPLGAQVVAVPVTKVLHLKTAVTALPDGTVIGYPEYVDNPAIFERFLPVPEPAGTAVVCLDGSHLLISASAPRTAKMLRELGYDVTEVEISEFEKLEGCVTCLSVRVRCLATPPVGF; encoded by the coding sequence ATGTCGAAAGTCGCGCTAGTCCGTAAGCCCGGTCCGTTACTTGACAACGGAATCGTTGATCACATCGAGAAAGTGGCCGTGGATATTCCAACAGCCCTACAGCAATGGGCGGGGTATGTTGACACACTGCGCGCCGCCGGCTGGGAGACGATCGAGGTCGCGCCAGCTGATGATTGCCCGGATGCGGTGTTTGTAGAGGACTCAGTGGTCATGTTCAAGAACGTTGCGGTCTCAACGCGCCCGGGAGCTCTGCCGCGGCGCCCGGAGCCCGCTGGCACCCGGGACGTGGTGGAGAAACTCGGCTTGTCTCTCAATTCGATTCGCGAACCCGGAACGCTCGAAGGAGGCGACGTACTCAAGGTTGGCAACACCGTGTACGTCGGGCGCGGAGGGCGTACCAATGCTGAAGGAATCGCCCAGTTGCGTGCAATCCTCGGCCCACTTGGCGCACAAGTCGTGGCGGTACCGGTCACGAAGGTCCTTCACCTGAAGACGGCCGTGACGGCTCTGCCTGATGGCACAGTGATCGGATACCCGGAATATGTGGACAATCCCGCCATCTTCGAACGCTTCCTGCCTGTTCCGGAACCTGCGGGAACCGCCGTGGTGTGCCTCGATGGCTCCCACCTGCTCATCTCTGCTTCGGCTCCACGCACGGCCAAAATGCTTCGTGAACTTGGATATGACGTCACGGAGGTTGAAATCAGCGAGTTTGAGAAGCTCGAGGGCTGCGTCACCTGCCTATCGGTGCGAGTTCGCTGCCTCGCTACCCCACCTGTTGGGTTCTGA
- a CDS encoding InlB B-repeat-containing protein, producing the protein MSAKKQRIDNKHRLIALAVATALTVVSFPSLAFADEPAVTDTSTSDVVAPAAVPEPAAEPATEPAVEPVVEPAASEPAVQEPAVTTPPQEAATQPETQAGKAPAPTPTKTTPTHKTVTPGKPSVDYVKCLPYGKTVLDLVTVPSTANIVYTKSVSGAGPSATVIVKATAAEGFRLVLVQGSGWEPDKVLKNTATYKITFRHLKDCPKIAIPVPPQVTNPECLADGSVSKGSVVPAANTESITYKVDEQRGGKPGDEQVFVVTAKAINGFKFSKETIGEGWTLGGKNDIATYIVKFTDPRPCVVIPTDPTVTHPVCKADGSVSEGIVQLPADTNAIRYEKRVERDGKDGKGSTTIIVVATAQKHVKFSAESLGEGWVLKSDKVATYTVKFTDPRPCAVTPTDPTVTDPVCKADGSVTKGQVTLPADTRQISYGLSGKHEKAGWDGQAGKYGDDSAYANSHKGNTVIVTATAHKGFKFTAESLGEGWVLKSDKVATYTVKFTDPRPCAVTPTKPTVTDPVCKKDGSVTMGTVTLPADTKAIHYEKKTDKHGNIIIIATAQKGYTFSSASVGEGWQLSKYSHKVSKSDKGDWGSGDRTYGDGNGYDRGHHGNWTNSKGVKVATYTVKFADPTPCAVPPKSTPKAPVVVVKPSVTPVYTPVHALANTGADSSSLFIGAIALIVAGVASVALASRRRNEE; encoded by the coding sequence ATGAGTGCGAAAAAACAACGTATTGACAACAAACATCGGCTAATTGCGCTAGCTGTAGCAACCGCATTGACGGTTGTATCATTTCCTTCTTTGGCTTTTGCCGACGAACCTGCTGTAACCGATACCTCGACCTCAGACGTAGTGGCGCCAGCCGCGGTTCCTGAGCCTGCGGCCGAACCAGCTACAGAGCCAGCCGTCGAACCGGTAGTTGAGCCTGCGGCAAGCGAACCTGCCGTTCAAGAACCAGCCGTCACGACTCCACCTCAGGAAGCAGCAACGCAACCTGAGACCCAAGCTGGAAAGGCGCCAGCGCCAACACCCACGAAGACCACACCAACCCACAAGACCGTGACGCCGGGCAAGCCTAGCGTTGACTATGTCAAGTGCCTTCCCTATGGCAAGACGGTGCTGGATCTGGTAACCGTTCCGTCCACCGCCAACATTGTCTACACAAAGTCAGTATCCGGAGCTGGTCCATCAGCAACAGTGATCGTCAAGGCCACTGCAGCTGAAGGTTTCAGGCTTGTCCTAGTACAAGGGTCCGGATGGGAACCTGACAAGGTCCTCAAGAACACGGCAACCTACAAGATCACCTTCCGACATCTCAAGGATTGCCCGAAAATCGCGATACCGGTACCCCCACAGGTGACAAACCCAGAGTGTCTGGCCGATGGCTCAGTATCGAAGGGCTCGGTTGTGCCGGCGGCAAATACAGAGTCGATCACCTACAAGGTGGACGAACAGCGCGGTGGCAAGCCCGGCGATGAGCAGGTCTTTGTCGTCACGGCCAAAGCAATCAATGGATTCAAGTTCTCCAAAGAGACGATAGGCGAGGGCTGGACCCTAGGCGGAAAGAATGACATTGCCACCTACATCGTCAAGTTCACAGATCCTAGGCCGTGTGTTGTTATTCCAACTGATCCCACGGTAACCCACCCTGTCTGCAAAGCGGACGGATCGGTGAGCGAGGGAATCGTGCAACTACCGGCGGATACTAATGCGATCCGTTATGAGAAGCGCGTGGAACGCGATGGCAAGGATGGCAAGGGAAGCACCACAATAATCGTGGTTGCCACAGCCCAGAAGCATGTGAAGTTCTCCGCGGAGAGCCTTGGTGAGGGTTGGGTCTTGAAGAGTGACAAGGTGGCAACCTACACCGTCAAGTTCACAGATCCGCGGCCGTGTGCGGTTACCCCAACTGATCCCACGGTCACTGATCCTGTCTGCAAGGCGGATGGAAGTGTGACTAAGGGGCAGGTGACTTTGCCTGCTGATACTCGTCAGATTTCGTATGGTTTGTCCGGAAAGCACGAGAAGGCTGGATGGGATGGCCAAGCTGGCAAGTATGGCGATGATAGTGCCTATGCGAACTCTCATAAGGGCAATACGGTCATTGTCACGGCGACTGCTCATAAGGGATTCAAGTTCACTGCGGAGAGCCTTGGTGAGGGTTGGGTCTTGAAGAGTGACAAGGTGGCAACCTACACCGTCAAGTTCACAGATCCGAGGCCATGCGCGGTTACCCCAACCAAGCCCACTGTTACTGATCCTGTCTGCAAGAAGGACGGTTCCGTCACAATGGGTACCGTGACTCTGCCGGCCGATACCAAGGCGATTCATTATGAGAAGAAGACCGACAAGCATGGCAATATCATCATCATTGCCACAGCTCAGAAGGGATACACATTCTCAAGTGCAAGCGTTGGCGAAGGCTGGCAGCTTTCGAAGTACAGCCACAAGGTCAGTAAATCTGACAAGGGCGACTGGGGGAGCGGTGATCGCACGTACGGTGATGGCAATGGTTACGACCGCGGCCATCATGGCAACTGGACCAACTCCAAGGGAGTGAAGGTGGCAACGTACACGGTGAAGTTTGCTGATCCAACACCATGTGCCGTTCCGCCCAAGAGCACACCGAAGGCTCCAGTAGTCGTTGTTAAGCCATCGGTAACGCCGGTATACACGCCGGTCCACGCACTTGCGAACACGGGTGCTGATTCCAGCAGCTTGTTCATCGGTGCCATTGCCCTGATCGTTGCCGGAGTTGCAAGCGTCGCGCTAGCTTCGCGCCGTCGCAACGAAGAGTAA
- a CDS encoding dienelactone hydrolase family protein — MAEIVFFHHARGLTDGVKAFAQTLRDAGNVVHTPDLFDGLTFESIDDGVRHIHSLGTKVFAERSEAAISAFPSRVVYGGASFGVHAATTQILRHTGALGAFFLYEVPLPSWWGVEWPLNVPVQAHQAEFDPWRQPEVEAHFAETVPGSELYLYPASGHLFLDSDSADFDLGAAQLATQRILSFVAGLPNV; from the coding sequence ATGGCCGAGATTGTCTTCTTTCATCACGCCCGCGGATTGACTGATGGTGTGAAGGCGTTTGCGCAGACCTTACGGGACGCGGGAAACGTGGTCCATACACCTGACCTATTTGACGGACTCACTTTTGAATCTATCGACGACGGCGTGCGCCACATACATTCTCTTGGAACCAAGGTATTCGCGGAACGGAGTGAAGCTGCAATTAGCGCCTTTCCCAGCCGGGTGGTCTACGGCGGGGCTTCGTTCGGGGTACATGCCGCCACGACGCAGATACTCAGGCACACCGGCGCGTTGGGTGCCTTCTTCTTGTATGAGGTTCCTTTGCCTTCGTGGTGGGGTGTCGAATGGCCCCTGAATGTACCTGTTCAGGCACATCAGGCTGAGTTTGATCCGTGGCGCCAACCAGAGGTGGAGGCGCATTTTGCTGAGACGGTTCCGGGTTCAGAGCTGTATCTTTACCCCGCATCTGGGCACCTGTTCCTTGACTCGGACTCAGCAGATTTCGATTTGGGGGCCGCTCAGCTGGCGACCCAAAGGATCTTGAGTTTCGTGGCTGGCCTGCCAAACGTCTGA
- a CDS encoding ABC transporter permease codes for MRGTSQLLRTLVKHDGRRFAPWLLIVTALSVSSVIAYPLVFPSQTDRAAFAATVGSNPALGLIFGPAFDLSTTDGFNAWRSLALGGFLTALCVIFAVIRSTRAQEDSGQAELLASGVMGRQARLSAAVGLALLGSVAIGCVSGIVTALCGGDWQVSLLLGATFAATGWMFTGVSAVAAQLGTDSRSANSLAVGFLGVLFVLRGFAYSVDAQEWTIWINPLGWMTQTRPAFENDWWPLLYALAFTVLALVVAYALQTQRDFGQGAIPPRPGPTRGKVRTTWRLAIRLNRGPVVTWAIAFVILGVVFGYFATSVQDLLSEDASVAHILASGAASSEELVSAFIVTILSMVGILAAVSGVQVVMKVRSEEIEDRVEPIIAGSVRRSRYFASNVLLAALSTAVNILIAGTIIAWLASSADIGVQFSDVLVQAIATIPASWTVVGVSVAVIGARPAVTLAGWVGVVISFALTILGPTFKLWDWILGISPFWHVPNVTGADVDWTGLAWISLITVGFIVVGRQGFRNRDLAR; via the coding sequence ATGAGAGGCACGAGTCAGCTGCTCCGCACATTGGTCAAACACGACGGCCGCAGGTTTGCCCCGTGGCTCCTCATCGTGACGGCGCTCTCGGTTTCCTCTGTAATCGCCTATCCCTTGGTGTTCCCATCTCAGACGGACCGAGCAGCTTTCGCGGCGACAGTAGGATCCAACCCGGCACTCGGCCTCATCTTTGGTCCCGCTTTCGATCTGTCTACCACAGACGGTTTCAACGCATGGCGTTCTCTCGCATTGGGTGGTTTCCTCACGGCCCTGTGCGTGATCTTTGCAGTAATCCGTTCGACCCGAGCGCAGGAGGATTCAGGCCAAGCAGAGCTGCTGGCATCGGGCGTGATGGGACGGCAAGCGCGTTTGAGTGCTGCAGTCGGGCTCGCTCTGTTGGGGTCAGTAGCGATTGGGTGCGTCTCTGGCATAGTCACCGCCTTGTGTGGTGGAGATTGGCAGGTTTCTTTGCTGCTTGGCGCCACCTTCGCGGCCACCGGATGGATGTTCACCGGTGTGTCGGCAGTTGCGGCGCAACTGGGTACTGATTCAAGAAGCGCAAACTCCTTAGCAGTCGGCTTCCTAGGTGTCCTCTTTGTGCTGCGTGGATTCGCCTACTCAGTGGACGCCCAAGAATGGACCATCTGGATCAACCCATTGGGATGGATGACCCAGACTCGTCCGGCTTTTGAAAACGATTGGTGGCCGCTCCTCTACGCCCTGGCGTTTACCGTGTTGGCGCTGGTCGTGGCATATGCCTTGCAGACTCAGCGTGACTTTGGCCAAGGTGCGATTCCACCCCGTCCGGGGCCAACACGCGGCAAAGTGCGCACCACCTGGCGCCTTGCCATTCGGCTCAATCGAGGGCCAGTTGTGACGTGGGCGATTGCTTTCGTCATCCTCGGAGTTGTGTTTGGGTACTTTGCCACATCGGTGCAAGACCTGCTGAGCGAAGATGCTTCGGTGGCACACATACTGGCATCTGGGGCTGCCAGCTCCGAAGAGCTCGTTTCCGCCTTCATTGTGACGATCCTCAGCATGGTGGGAATTCTCGCAGCAGTGTCCGGAGTGCAAGTGGTGATGAAGGTACGCAGCGAGGAAATAGAAGACCGGGTAGAGCCAATCATCGCTGGCTCAGTTCGTCGATCGCGATACTTCGCGAGCAACGTGCTCCTCGCGGCGCTGTCAACCGCTGTAAACATTCTTATCGCGGGAACGATCATCGCATGGTTGGCATCCAGTGCTGATATAGGAGTGCAGTTCTCTGATGTCTTGGTGCAGGCAATCGCCACCATCCCGGCATCATGGACAGTAGTGGGCGTCTCCGTGGCGGTCATTGGTGCGCGGCCAGCCGTGACGCTCGCGGGATGGGTGGGGGTAGTGATCTCATTCGCGCTCACGATCCTTGGTCCCACCTTTAAGCTCTGGGATTGGATACTGGGTATTAGCCCGTTTTGGCATGTCCCAAACGTGACTGGAGCTGACGTGGATTGGACCGGCTTGGCGTGGATCAGCCTCATCACAGTGGGATTCATCGTGGTCGGCCGTCAGGGATTCAGGAATCGAGATTTGGCTCGTTAG
- a CDS encoding ABC transporter ATP-binding protein, with amino-acid sequence MDVESVIEVEGLTKSFGKFHALTGLDLTVRKGEVHGFLGPNGSGKSTTVRVLLGLLRADGGSARVLGKDPWRNVVDLHRRLAYVPGDVSLWPSMTGGEAIDLLGSLRGGLDEARRAQLIERFELDPSKKGRQYSKGNRQKVAIVAALASNVELLILDEPTSGLDPLMENVFQQFIGESKDRGASILLSSHILAEVETLADRLSIIREGRIVETGTLRDLQRHTRTDIRATLEHIPDQRVLAGLHNVSIEGNTLTAQVDSDLIGRAMTELSACGLTSLTVAPPSLESLFLRLYGDADEDEVPGRSEASTPTSRGISGKHKEGTATQ; translated from the coding sequence ATGGACGTTGAGAGCGTGATTGAAGTTGAGGGACTGACGAAGTCTTTCGGGAAATTCCATGCGCTGACGGGTCTAGACCTGACCGTTCGGAAGGGCGAAGTGCACGGATTCCTAGGTCCCAACGGCTCCGGAAAATCAACAACTGTCCGTGTGTTGCTCGGATTGCTTCGGGCCGACGGCGGATCGGCTCGCGTACTTGGAAAAGACCCGTGGCGCAACGTCGTCGACCTTCATCGAAGACTCGCCTACGTTCCCGGGGACGTTTCGCTGTGGCCGTCCATGACCGGCGGTGAAGCGATTGATCTACTGGGCTCACTGCGGGGAGGGCTCGACGAAGCGCGCCGGGCTCAACTCATAGAACGATTCGAGCTGGACCCCTCAAAGAAGGGACGGCAATACTCAAAAGGAAACCGCCAAAAAGTCGCAATCGTGGCGGCCCTAGCCTCTAATGTGGAGCTCTTGATTCTGGACGAACCCACTAGTGGGCTCGATCCGCTCATGGAGAACGTATTCCAGCAGTTCATCGGTGAATCGAAGGATCGCGGTGCATCTATTCTTCTCTCCAGCCATATCCTCGCCGAAGTTGAGACTCTAGCGGACCGCCTCTCGATTATTCGGGAGGGCAGAATCGTTGAGACTGGAACTCTCCGCGATCTGCAGCGCCATACCCGGACCGATATTCGCGCCACTCTTGAGCACATTCCGGATCAGCGCGTGCTCGCCGGTCTTCACAATGTCTCTATCGAGGGCAACACTCTCACAGCCCAAGTTGATTCTGACCTCATCGGCCGCGCGATGACCGAGCTCTCCGCCTGTGGCCTCACGTCGCTGACGGTGGCACCGCCGTCCCTTGAGTCCCTATTCCTGCGTCTGTATGGAGATGCGGACGAGGATGAAGTACCGGGAAGGTCTGAAGCCTCCACCCCCACAAGTCGTGGGATCTCAGGGAAGCACAAGGAAGGCACGGCGACTCAATGA